Proteins co-encoded in one Capnocytophaga ochracea DSM 7271 genomic window:
- a CDS encoding efflux RND transporter permease subunit yields MFRWIKASFWGTIAGLILRNRIAFLLLIAAITGGLATQWKNVHFTFTEANMLPDDHPVNMEYKHFLDKFGEEGNLILMALDDKKIYTPEVLNKWIALSNELKKFKQIDAVISIDNLPILVKDTAQQRFVTHKFIEGKVKNQTEADSLKKVLSEKLPFYEGLIYNKKTNTLQTAVYMNKKIVNTQARKDFILNDFIPIVEKFEAQTGLKVHTSGMPYIRTLSAQNIMDEIGLFILAALLSTSAIFFFFFRSFRAMFISMGVVSIAVMWVFGFLGLFGYEITILTGLIPPLVIVIGIPNCVFLINKYQQEISKHGNQAKSLIRVIRNVGNVTLLTNLTTAIGFATFIFTESSLLKQFGVIASINVVSIFFISLLVIPIIYSYMHIPQEKHLRHLHRNWMGGLIKFIENTVKHHRIAVFTTAIALLILSIIGIYKIKISGSLIEDMPKSADFFDDITFFEKNYGGIMPLEITINTKQKNGVTRLVNLKRIDELCTHIEEIPEISKPLSLVNLVKYAKQAYYNGNPKYYSLPTTQEQNFILSYVKNSKGNANMLSAYVDSLGQTARITTFMKDIGTEKMQQIEDNIYTKAQKLFPSNRYEVKITGKAYLFTKGTNYLATNLIWSLALAILLIALIMAYMFRSFKMIVVSLIPNLLPLLITAGLMGYFGIPLKPSTILVFSIAFGISVDDTIHFLAKYRLELVARNWKISKSVYAALRETGVSMFYTSIVLLCGFSVFLLSSFGGTKALGGLISATLLFAMMTNLLLLPSLLLFLERSLSNKETIKEPKIEIFPKDEEEENTEKENKTL; encoded by the coding sequence ATGTTTAGATGGATAAAAGCCAGCTTCTGGGGTACCATTGCGGGCTTAATATTGCGCAACCGAATTGCTTTTTTACTACTCATAGCTGCTATCACTGGGGGCTTAGCTACACAGTGGAAGAACGTTCACTTTACCTTCACCGAAGCAAATATGCTCCCCGATGATCACCCTGTGAATATGGAGTACAAGCACTTTCTCGATAAGTTCGGCGAAGAAGGTAACTTGATATTAATGGCGTTAGACGACAAAAAAATCTATACACCTGAGGTACTCAACAAATGGATTGCCCTTAGTAACGAACTAAAAAAGTTCAAACAGATAGACGCTGTTATCTCTATTGACAACTTGCCTATCTTAGTGAAAGACACTGCACAGCAGCGCTTTGTTACCCATAAGTTTATCGAAGGAAAAGTAAAAAACCAAACTGAAGCTGATAGTCTCAAAAAAGTACTTTCCGAGAAACTACCTTTCTACGAAGGTCTCATCTACAACAAGAAAACAAATACCTTGCAAACAGCCGTGTATATGAACAAAAAGATTGTCAATACACAAGCCCGCAAGGATTTTATCCTCAACGATTTTATTCCCATAGTCGAGAAGTTCGAAGCGCAAACCGGACTCAAAGTGCACACTTCGGGTATGCCTTATATTCGTACCCTCAGCGCTCAAAACATAATGGACGAGATAGGTTTATTCATCTTGGCTGCCTTACTCTCTACTTCAGCCATCTTCTTTTTCTTTTTCCGTTCATTCAGGGCGATGTTTATCTCTATGGGCGTGGTATCGATTGCAGTAATGTGGGTATTTGGCTTTTTAGGGCTTTTCGGCTATGAAATCACCATTCTCACAGGACTTATTCCGCCTTTGGTCATTGTAATTGGTATCCCGAACTGCGTATTCCTCATCAATAAATACCAACAAGAAATCAGTAAGCACGGCAACCAAGCTAAGTCGCTTATTAGGGTAATCCGCAATGTAGGCAATGTAACCCTGCTCACCAACCTCACTACGGCTATCGGTTTTGCTACCTTTATCTTTACCGAAAGTTCTTTGCTCAAACAGTTTGGGGTCATTGCTTCTATCAATGTAGTATCTATCTTCTTCATCTCTCTATTGGTAATCCCGATTATTTACAGTTATATGCACATACCTCAGGAAAAACACCTAAGGCATTTGCATCGCAACTGGATGGGTGGACTTATCAAGTTCATTGAGAATACAGTAAAGCATCACCGTATTGCAGTATTCACTACGGCTATCGCTCTGCTTATCCTCAGTATTATTGGTATTTACAAAATAAAGATTTCGGGTAGTCTCATCGAAGATATGCCTAAGTCAGCTGATTTTTTTGACGATATCACTTTCTTCGAGAAGAATTATGGCGGAATTATGCCTTTGGAAATCACTATTAATACGAAGCAGAAGAACGGTGTTACTCGGTTAGTGAATCTCAAACGCATTGACGAACTCTGCACTCATATCGAGGAAATCCCCGAAATATCCAAACCGCTTTCGTTGGTAAACTTGGTAAAATACGCCAAACAAGCCTATTACAATGGCAACCCTAAATATTATAGCCTGCCCACTACCCAAGAGCAAAACTTTATCCTTTCATACGTCAAAAACTCTAAAGGTAATGCCAATATGCTCTCCGCTTATGTAGATTCATTGGGGCAAACGGCACGCATCACTACTTTTATGAAGGATATTGGTACTGAGAAGATGCAACAAATCGAGGACAATATTTACACCAAAGCTCAAAAGCTTTTCCCAAGTAATAGGTATGAAGTGAAGATTACCGGTAAAGCCTATTTGTTTACCAAAGGTACTAATTATTTAGCTACCAACCTCATTTGGTCATTAGCCTTGGCTATTTTGCTCATTGCGCTCATTATGGCGTATATGTTCCGTTCGTTCAAGATGATAGTTGTCTCACTCATTCCTAACCTCTTACCGCTACTCATCACCGCAGGACTGATGGGCTATTTTGGCATTCCGCTCAAGCCTTCTACTATACTCGTGTTCAGTATTGCCTTTGGTATTTCGGTAGACGATACTATTCACTTCTTGGCTAAATATCGCTTAGAGTTAGTAGCGCGTAATTGGAAGATAAGCAAATCGGTATATGCAGCTTTACGCGAAACAGGGGTAAGTATGTTCTATACTTCTATCGTGCTACTCTGTGGTTTCTCAGTGTTCTTGCTCTCCAGCTTCGGAGGTACCAAAGCACTCGGCGGACTCATATCAGCCACTTTGCTTTTCGCAATGATGACGAACTTACTACTCTTGCCAAGTCTATTGCTTTTCTTAGAACGCAGTCTGTCAAACAAAGAAACTATCAAAGAACCTAAGATTGAGATATTCCCTAAGGACGAAGAAGAAGAAAACACTGAAAAAGAAAATAAAACACTATAA
- a CDS encoding methylmalonyl-CoA mutase family protein, protein MENTAKQWKQQLQYLLKGRDYESLIYTSAEDVPILPFYTSENVKSPYAVDIQTQVAIPLFVSNKEQTLKRIAFWQSQSVHFFLLNLHTELIQDEVQQWLPTDLHYLFTNALTVDTSTYQNTGASMVQQIAFGVAQMQEILTTSKVTTAFIKIAVGGSFLLEIAKLRAFRRLFSELYPTLPFHLIAEVSHRGLSLLKSSHNQNYVQLAYEATVLGGADYLLPKNSLFFKKNSVNTEKANVATIQQLTATRNATLLNGMYAIEAISYEMYKKALVLYQQVHKQGGLSVMLKSHSLQKQIKAKASQEQQLFNTQCTTFFPENSTVEVYPRKEWDFYPFTKNHTADSLTPKRLWEPFEKRIKQEMYEQKQ, encoded by the coding sequence ATGGAGAACACTGCTAAACAATGGAAACAACAACTGCAATACCTGCTGAAAGGGAGGGACTACGAGTCGCTTATATACACTTCAGCAGAGGACGTTCCTATCTTACCTTTTTACACTTCCGAGAACGTAAAAAGCCCTTATGCAGTTGATATCCAAACACAAGTAGCTATTCCTCTTTTTGTATCCAATAAAGAACAGACCCTCAAACGCATTGCTTTTTGGCAAAGCCAATCAGTTCACTTTTTTTTGCTCAACCTGCACACTGAGCTTATTCAAGACGAAGTACAACAATGGTTACCTACTGATTTACACTACTTGTTCACCAATGCCCTCACTGTAGATACCTCAACCTACCAAAACACAGGAGCTTCAATGGTGCAACAAATCGCTTTCGGAGTAGCCCAAATGCAGGAAATACTGACTACTTCAAAAGTAACCACTGCTTTTATAAAAATAGCAGTTGGAGGTAGCTTTCTGTTAGAAATTGCCAAACTGCGGGCTTTTCGTCGCTTATTTAGCGAGCTCTACCCTACCCTACCCTTCCATTTGATAGCCGAAGTATCTCATAGAGGTTTATCTCTTCTGAAATCGTCGCATAACCAAAACTATGTACAGTTAGCTTACGAGGCTACTGTATTAGGAGGTGCTGATTATTTATTGCCTAAAAATTCCCTTTTCTTTAAGAAGAACAGCGTAAATACCGAAAAAGCAAATGTAGCTACCATTCAGCAACTCACTGCTACCCGCAACGCAACACTGCTCAACGGAATGTATGCAATTGAGGCTATCAGCTACGAAATGTACAAGAAAGCTCTTGTGTTATACCAGCAAGTTCATAAACAAGGAGGTTTGTCGGTTATGCTAAAAAGCCACAGCCTGCAAAAACAAATAAAAGCTAAGGCATCGCAAGAACAACAGCTTTTTAATACACAGTGTACTACTTTCTTTCCTGAAAATAGTACCGTTGAAGTTTATCCACGTAAAGAATGGGATTTCTATCCTTTTACCAAAAATCACACCGCCGACTCATTAACACCTAAACGCCTCTGGGAACCCTTTGAAAAAAGAATAAAACAAGAAATGTATGAGCAAAAACAATGA
- a CDS encoding glycoside hydrolase family 25 protein: protein MKKKKLQRSKSRISAKKKSLFGNFFTVSLLCILLLGVGSVFYIRTYYPAIYQKILNKITARKINSTYESNRIEHIVSLYYDKVFGIDLSHYQEREEIEWDSLYIRNKTAKYPIQFAIFRATMGNDGTDKNFAHFFSEAKKHQLIRGAYHYYRPDEDPKLQANSYLKNARLEKGDFLPILDIEQLPKKKSKEQFIKDVQTWLDIVEKHYKRKPIIYTYISFYEDYLYPTFKQYPLWIANYNNVSVPTSVFSWQLWQFTENGITAGAKVKIDFNIFNGDSSELNKLLL from the coding sequence ATGAAAAAGAAAAAGCTACAAAGAAGTAAGTCTCGTATATCTGCAAAAAAGAAATCTCTATTTGGGAACTTTTTTACTGTAAGCCTCCTATGCATTTTGTTGTTGGGAGTAGGTAGCGTTTTCTATATCAGAACCTATTATCCTGCCATTTACCAAAAAATACTAAACAAAATTACAGCCCGTAAAATAAACTCTACCTACGAAAGCAATCGTATTGAACATATCGTAAGCCTCTACTACGATAAAGTCTTCGGTATCGACCTTTCGCACTATCAAGAACGCGAAGAAATAGAATGGGATAGCCTCTACATCCGAAATAAAACTGCAAAATACCCTATCCAATTTGCCATTTTTAGAGCAACAATGGGGAACGATGGAACCGATAAGAACTTTGCACACTTTTTTTCAGAAGCTAAAAAACACCAACTTATCAGAGGAGCTTACCATTACTATCGTCCAGACGAAGACCCTAAGCTACAAGCAAACTCCTACCTGAAGAATGCTCGGTTGGAAAAAGGAGATTTCTTACCTATTTTAGATATAGAACAATTGCCTAAAAAGAAATCCAAAGAACAGTTTATTAAAGATGTACAAACGTGGTTAGATATTGTTGAAAAACACTACAAACGCAAACCTATTATCTATACTTACATCAGTTTTTACGAAGATTATTTGTATCCCACATTCAAGCAATACCCATTATGGATAGCCAATTATAATAATGTGTCAGTCCCCACCTCTGTTTTTTCTTGGCAGTTATGGCAATTCACTGAAAATGGTATTACTGCGGGAGCAAAAGTCAAAATAGATTTTAATATTTTCAATGGTGATAGTAGCGAACTGAACAAACTCTTATTGTAG
- a CDS encoding beta propeller repeat protein — translation MKNKIFTFVFSLLIITTTLTAQELLPLPLRQKEELKARSWVRETPFEQVTVKEIGNRISALSVNPKNSSEFIVAPENGGVWLTQNGGETYQVLCSTLPTQSITALAVDWQSGTLAVATPYGVFISTDKGKTTDFKGLGGMQRISSLYINPTNPQELVAGVLGNPYKADEKRGIFKTTDGGKTWQQKLFVSTRAGITQITASPDGAMLLAVSWEVNNSQWDSAPYGSNSGIYKSADKGNTWTKITVNNGFLKGNNIGKIGVSCFNSQTYYAVVDNRNAKKKESINTVQKVVRIHLSVQDFDVMSKADFLALDNNRLNVFLHNIGQDEKYTAQNLKDMIAAEVTSPAKLLSYLGVSTQEVIGAEVYVTEDGGNSWQKTNIQPLNDVYYQNGERFGGISVDLSNKKHLFIGGYPLLESTDGGRTWKSKQPISLDNSYEQLYLQQGTLFCTTRSGLQVSYDNGKSFAFKNVPQAMAFTQLSYDKANKTPYYVSDQVVLAQNNSHWNTFRKAIHLLSFGNDSYAAEPYGKFFTFLPDRDQLFPLGSAYYGENKEPLRFGKNAPLLISPQNKDIIYIGSDKLHISMDKGRNWRTISDDVTNGNKQGNKAYGTISAIAESPFMFGLLYTGSDDGMIYTSDNGGVSWKQIYNAFPRPLKVNNLIASKHQRNRVLATLISTDDSNIDPIIFMSNDNGKSWTDIHSNLPDSKVNVLKEDPKNSQILYAGTDNGVYISFNLGESWQPFSKGLPETGVYDIYIDETNGEMTVATLGRGIFRTSVKMMQELRVAITSQDFYPLETPITLPYSTNWGNANNEWEEPVKPNVYFYAFASKENLSIPIKVMKGRVTLQTFTYKTNVGFNYIPYDLTMSYAGKTAYEKSLQKIFLPIATDGKVYLPKGRYTIIFTLPDSFEEERTLDIY, via the coding sequence ATGAAAAATAAAATCTTTACTTTTGTATTTTCTTTATTAATCATCACGACAACTCTCACTGCCCAAGAACTGCTACCGCTTCCTTTGCGTCAGAAAGAGGAGCTCAAAGCACGTTCGTGGGTGCGCGAAACACCTTTTGAGCAAGTAACAGTAAAAGAGATAGGCAATCGCATCAGTGCGCTGAGTGTAAACCCTAAAAATAGCAGTGAGTTTATAGTTGCTCCAGAAAACGGAGGTGTATGGCTTACCCAAAATGGCGGGGAAACCTACCAAGTACTATGCTCAACCCTCCCTACACAAAGTATCACAGCACTGGCAGTAGATTGGCAATCGGGGACTTTGGCGGTTGCGACCCCTTATGGTGTTTTTATTTCTACCGATAAAGGAAAAACAACTGACTTTAAGGGATTGGGAGGAATGCAACGCATTAGCAGTTTGTATATCAACCCTACTAACCCCCAAGAACTTGTGGCGGGAGTATTGGGTAACCCTTATAAAGCTGATGAAAAACGCGGTATCTTCAAAACTACCGATGGCGGAAAAACGTGGCAACAAAAACTATTTGTAAGCACGCGTGCCGGGATTACGCAAATTACTGCTTCGCCCGATGGGGCAATGCTTTTGGCTGTATCGTGGGAAGTGAATAATAGTCAGTGGGACAGTGCTCCTTATGGCAGTAATAGTGGTATTTACAAGAGCGCTGATAAAGGCAATACGTGGACGAAAATCACGGTAAACAATGGATTTCTCAAAGGGAATAACATTGGCAAGATAGGGGTGAGTTGCTTTAACAGTCAGACTTATTATGCAGTAGTAGATAATCGCAATGCCAAAAAGAAAGAGAGCATTAATACTGTACAGAAAGTAGTGCGCATTCATCTCTCCGTTCAAGATTTTGATGTGATGAGCAAAGCCGATTTCCTCGCGTTAGATAACAACCGTTTAAATGTGTTTTTGCACAATATAGGTCAGGACGAGAAATATACAGCTCAGAATCTCAAAGATATGATAGCTGCAGAGGTAACCTCTCCTGCTAAACTACTGAGTTATTTGGGTGTAAGTACCCAAGAGGTTATAGGTGCGGAAGTGTACGTAACCGAAGATGGGGGTAATTCTTGGCAAAAGACGAATATTCAACCTCTGAATGATGTGTATTACCAAAACGGAGAGCGTTTTGGGGGCATCAGTGTAGACCTTAGTAATAAAAAACACTTATTTATAGGAGGATATCCCTTATTGGAATCTACCGATGGAGGCAGGACGTGGAAAAGCAAACAACCGATTTCGTTGGACAATAGCTATGAACAACTTTACTTACAACAGGGTACTCTATTTTGTACAACTCGCAGTGGATTACAGGTATCTTACGACAACGGAAAAAGTTTTGCTTTTAAGAATGTGCCACAGGCAATGGCTTTTACCCAGCTGAGTTACGACAAAGCTAACAAAACACCTTACTATGTGAGTGACCAAGTGGTATTGGCACAAAATAACAGTCATTGGAATACGTTCAGAAAAGCTATTCATTTGCTATCGTTTGGCAATGATAGCTATGCCGCAGAACCTTATGGCAAGTTCTTTACTTTTTTGCCTGATAGAGACCAGCTTTTTCCGTTAGGAAGTGCTTATTACGGTGAAAACAAGGAACCGTTGCGTTTTGGCAAGAATGCACCGCTACTTATTTCGCCACAAAACAAAGATATTATTTACATAGGAAGCGATAAATTGCACATTTCTATGGACAAAGGTCGGAATTGGCGGACTATTTCGGACGATGTAACCAATGGTAACAAGCAGGGCAACAAGGCATATGGTACAATTTCGGCTATAGCTGAATCGCCTTTTATGTTTGGTTTGCTTTATACGGGTAGTGACGATGGTATGATTTACACCAGCGACAACGGAGGGGTATCGTGGAAACAGATATACAACGCCTTTCCGCGTCCGCTAAAAGTGAACAACCTCATTGCCTCTAAACACCAGCGTAACCGGGTATTGGCAACCCTTATTAGTACTGATGATTCCAATATCGACCCTATTATTTTTATGAGTAATGACAATGGCAAGAGTTGGACAGATATTCATTCTAACCTGCCCGATAGTAAAGTAAATGTACTCAAAGAAGACCCTAAAAACAGTCAGATTCTTTATGCAGGAACTGATAATGGGGTGTATATTTCGTTTAACTTAGGTGAAAGTTGGCAACCATTCAGCAAAGGATTGCCGGAAACAGGTGTTTACGATATTTATATAGACGAAACAAATGGTGAAATGACAGTTGCGACATTGGGACGTGGTATTTTTCGCACCTCGGTGAAGATGATGCAAGAGCTAAGAGTGGCGATTACCTCGCAAGATTTTTATCCACTTGAAACACCTATTACGCTTCCTTATTCTACGAATTGGGGAAATGCCAATAACGAATGGGAAGAACCTGTGAAGCCTAATGTGTATTTCTATGCTTTTGCTTCAAAGGAAAATTTATCAATACCTATAAAAGTGATGAAAGGACGTGTTACCTTGCAAACATTTACTTATAAGACAAATGTTGGGTTTAATTATATACCTTATGACTTGACGATGTCTTATGCGGGTAAGACAGCCTATGAGAAGAGTCTTCAAAAGATATTTTTACCTATTGCTACTGATGGTAAAGTATATCTACCCAAAGGACGCTACACTATTATATTTACGCTTCCTGACAGCTTTGAAGAAGAAAGAACACTTGATATATATTAG
- a CDS encoding 5-formyltetrahydrofolate cyclo-ligase yields MTKKELRTLYKQKRNALSAEERDLLSRQIAERLLLFPNSLWEHHTYHIFLPIERLAEINTNYILDILRDKNKQIVVPKMDNNTRTLSSILLTKDTQLINNAWGIPEPKQGVIITPKTIDVVFVPLLSYDKYGNRIGYGGGYYDRFLSECRGDTLKIGLSYFPPENNFYALRNATDVFLDYTITPSANYTLTKREY; encoded by the coding sequence ATGACAAAAAAAGAACTCAGGACACTCTATAAGCAAAAACGCAATGCCCTATCAGCTGAGGAGCGAGACCTCCTCAGCCGACAAATAGCTGAAAGGTTACTTCTTTTTCCTAATTCTTTATGGGAGCATCACACTTACCATATATTCCTCCCCATAGAACGATTAGCTGAAATAAACACGAATTATATATTAGACATACTACGCGATAAGAATAAGCAAATAGTAGTCCCTAAAATGGATAACAATACTCGCACGCTGTCCTCTATTCTTCTCACCAAAGATACTCAGCTCATTAATAACGCTTGGGGTATTCCCGAACCTAAACAAGGTGTTATTATAACTCCCAAAACCATAGATGTAGTATTCGTTCCTCTTCTTTCCTATGATAAATATGGCAATCGGATAGGCTATGGTGGTGGCTATTACGACCGTTTTTTGAGTGAATGCAGAGGTGATACACTCAAAATAGGACTCTCCTACTTCCCTCCTGAAAATAACTTTTATGCTTTGAGAAATGCTACTGATGTTTTTTTAGATTATACTA
- a CDS encoding NAD(P)/FAD-dependent oxidoreductase: MENKKHIVIVGGGFAGLELVKVLNRSGKYKITLVDMNNYNFFPPLLYQLAAGFMEPSSISYPFRRLFRKYKNTRFRMATLREVVPSENKLILSNGELHYDVLVMATGAESNFFGNKDVEEKAMPMKTVGDALMLRNLVYTRLERATRTEDKELRRKLLSFAIAGAGPTGVELSGIFAEMKQNIMRKDYPELTYDDLGDIYLIDGQNTVLAPMSKKAQAYTEKILLKKGVKLKLGVQVTDFLNDEVYLSDGTVLDARNLIWAAGISAKTFKGIDDKQHLGRGRRMKTDAYNKMEGFENIYAIGDSSIMTSDPHFPQGHPQLAQVAIQQANNLGKNFNKDFVNPTPFSYVDKGSMAIIGRNQAVADLPKHIFLKGFVAWAIWAFIHIMSLVNFRNKLKALYNWVGYYISKDQSYRMVLRPTEKAKG; encoded by the coding sequence ATGGAAAACAAAAAACATATCGTAATTGTGGGCGGTGGCTTTGCTGGCTTAGAGCTAGTAAAAGTGTTGAACCGTTCTGGTAAATATAAAATTACCTTGGTGGATATGAATAACTACAATTTCTTTCCACCCCTACTATATCAGTTGGCTGCAGGCTTTATGGAGCCTTCATCTATCTCCTACCCTTTCCGCCGTCTATTTCGCAAGTATAAAAATACACGTTTCAGAATGGCTACCTTGCGAGAAGTCGTTCCATCGGAAAACAAACTCATCTTGAGCAATGGAGAACTGCATTATGACGTATTGGTAATGGCTACGGGAGCTGAATCAAACTTCTTTGGTAACAAAGATGTAGAAGAAAAAGCAATGCCTATGAAAACCGTAGGCGACGCCCTTATGCTTCGTAACTTAGTATACACCCGTTTGGAGCGCGCTACCCGTACTGAGGACAAAGAATTGCGCCGTAAGCTACTCTCTTTTGCTATTGCAGGAGCAGGTCCTACTGGGGTAGAGTTATCAGGTATCTTTGCTGAAATGAAACAGAACATTATGCGCAAAGATTACCCTGAGCTTACTTATGATGATTTAGGTGATATTTATCTCATCGACGGACAAAACACCGTACTTGCTCCTATGAGTAAAAAAGCCCAAGCATATACCGAAAAAATCTTGCTTAAAAAAGGTGTAAAACTCAAATTAGGAGTACAGGTAACCGATTTTCTAAATGACGAAGTATACCTTTCGGACGGTACAGTGCTCGATGCTCGTAACCTAATATGGGCAGCGGGGATTTCGGCTAAAACCTTCAAAGGTATTGACGACAAGCAACACTTGGGGCGTGGGCGACGTATGAAAACCGATGCTTATAACAAAATGGAAGGATTTGAAAACATCTATGCAATCGGCGATTCGTCTATTATGACTTCCGACCCTCACTTTCCTCAAGGGCACCCTCAGCTCGCACAAGTAGCCATACAACAAGCCAATAACTTAGGAAAAAACTTCAATAAAGATTTTGTAAACCCTACTCCTTTCAGTTATGTCGATAAAGGTTCAATGGCAATTATTGGTCGTAACCAAGCCGTCGCCGATTTGCCTAAACACATTTTCCTCAAAGGTTTCGTAGCGTGGGCTATTTGGGCGTTTATACACATAATGTCGCTGGTAAACTTCCGCAACAAGCTGAAAGCTTTGTACAATTGGGTAGGTTATTACATCAGCAAAGACCAGTCGTATCGTATGGTATTACGCCCTACCGAAAAAGCTAAAGGATAA